The region ATATTTAAGTATTATTCTTCATGCTTTGGATGGATTGCTCATTACTTTGAAAAACAGAAAATCAGGAGCAAGTTATCAGTCAGATCATCGGGGAAGAGCCAGTAAATGGTATTCCAGAAATATGGGAATCTTAGGGACATTGATTTTGATTTTCCTTGTCATTCATTTCCAAAATTTCTGGTATATCTACAAATTTGGGAATCCTCCCTTGGACGAAAACGGAAATAAAGACCTTTATATTTTGGTTGTAACTGTCTTTAAAGAATGGTGGTATGTGGTTATTTATATCATTTCAATGATTGCTTTATGTTATCATTTAATTCACGGAATTCATAGCGCAGTCCGAACCTTAGGTTTATTTCATCCGAAATTTGTAAAATGGTTTAAAACTATTGGAATCGCTTACTCTGTTATTATAAGTACCGGATTTGCCTTGATGCCGATTTATGTATTCTTCACTTACCGTTAAAATGAAAAAATCATGATTTTAAATTCAAAAATACCGGAAGGCCCGCTAGAAAAAAAATGGGAAAATTATAAAAAGACTGCCAAACTTGTCAATCCGGCCAACCGAAAAAAACTTGATGTAATTGTGGTCGGAACCGGATTAGCTGGAAGTTCAATTGCCGCATCATTAGGAGAAATGGGATACAATGTAAAATCCTTCTGTTTCCAGGACAGTCCGAGAAGAGCGCATTCTGTAGCCGCTCAAGGTGGTGTAAATGCTGCCAAAAACTACAAAAATGACGGCGACAGTGTGTATCGGATGTTTGTAGATACCTTAAAAGGCGGAGATTTCAGAGCCCGCGAAGCCAATGTATACCGAATGGCAGAGTGTTCATTAAATCTTATCGACCAGGCAGTTGCACAAGGTGTTCCTTTTGGCAGGGAATACGGAGGTTACCTGAACAACCGCTCTTTCGGAGGTGTACAGGTAAGCCGGACTTTTTACGCAAGAGGACAAACCGGACAGCAATTGCTCTTAGGCGCCTATCAGGCATTGATGAGACAGGTTGGTAAAAAAAGTGTTCAGTTATTTTCAAGACATGAAATGCTGGATGTAGTTACGATAGATGGGAAAGCAAGGGGAATTATCGTCAGAAATTTAGACACCGGAGAAATAGAAAGACATTCTGCACACGCTGTTGTTTTGGCAACGGGTGGTTATGGTAAAATCTACTATTTATCGACTTTAGCAATGGGCTGTAACGGTTCTGCTATCTGGAGAGCTCATAAAAAAGGTGCCTTAATGGCTTCTCCCAGCTGGATTCAGGTGCATCCTACTTCTCTTCCGCAATCCGGAGACTATCAGTCAAAACTAACGTTGATGTCGGAATCTTTACGGAATGATGGCAGAATCTGGGTTCCGCTAAAAGAAAATGAAACGCGAAAACCTAATGATATTCCCGAAAACGAGAGAGATTACTATCTTGAAAGACGATACCCGGCTTTTGGAAATTTAGCACCAAGAGATATTTCCTCAAGAGCAGCCAAAGAAAGAATAGATGCAGGTTTCGGAATCGGTCCTTTAAAAAATGCAGTCTATCTTGATTTTTCTAAAGCTATTAAAGAACAGGGAAAAGAAAAGATAAAGGAGAAATATGGTAATTTATTTGATATGTATCTTAAAATCACCGGATATGATGCCTATAAAGAACCCATGATGATTTCACCTTCTGCACACTTTTCGATGGGTGGACTTTGGGTGGATTATGAATTAATGACTACCATTCCGGGATTGTTTGCTTTGGGTGAAGCTAATTTTGCAGACCACGGAGCAAACCGATTGGGTGCAAATTCCCTGCTTCAGGCTTCTGTTGATGGCTATTTTATTGCACCTTATACCATTGCCAATTATTTATCAAATGAAATTCACACAGGAAAAATTTCCACGGACGATATTGAATTTGAAAAAGCAGAAAATCATGTGAAGCAGCAAATCGAAAGTTTTATCAATATCAATGGAACAAAAACAGTTGACTTTTTTCATAAGACTTTAGGAAAGCTACTTTATGATTATTGTGGATTAGCCAGAAATGAGCAAGGATTAAAGTTGGCTATTGAAGAAATCCGAAAACTGAAACAGGAATTTTATAGAAATGTAAAAGTTTCCGGACAGGGAAATTCAATGAATACCGAACTGGAAAAAGCAGGCCGTGTTGCGGATTATTTTGAAATTGGTGAACTGATGTGTTATGATGCTTTAACCCGTAATGAATCCTGTGGAGCCCATTTCCGTGAAGAATACCAAACACCGGACGGAGAAGCTTTGAGAAACGATGCGGAGTTTCAATTCATTTCTGCATGGAGCTGGACAGGTGAAAACAATGAGCCTGAGCTCATTAAAGAACCTTTGATTTTTGAAGAAATACAGCCAACCGTGAGAAGCTATAAATAAATTTTATCCATTAACCTCAAAAAAAGAAAAATTATGGATTTACATCTGAAAATATGGAGACAGGAAAATCATCAAAGCACAGGAAAACTGGTAAATTATAATTTGACAGACTTAAATCCTCATATGTCTTTCCTTGAAATGCTGGACACGCTGAATGAAAAACTCATCATTGAAGGGGAAGAACCAGTAGAATTTGATCACGATTGTCGTGAAGGAATCTGCGGACAATGCGGCATGATGATTAACGGATTGGCTCACGGACCTTTGGAGCACACCACGACCTGCCAACTTCATTTACGTTCTTTTCAAGATGGAGAAACGATTGTAATTGAACCTTTTCGGGCAGCAGCTTTTCCCGTAAAAAAAGATTTAAAAGTCGACCGTTCTGCTTTTGACAGAATTATTTCTTCTGGAGGTTTTGTTTCTGTGAATACAGGGCAGGCTCCTGATGCTACAGCCATTGCAGTGCCCCACCAAACCGCTGAAGAAGCTTTTGATTCAGCAGCATGTATTGGTTGCGGAGCGTGTGTTGCAACGTGTAAAAACGGAAGTGCAGCATTATTTACCTCAGCAAAAATTACCCATATGGTTTTGCTTCCTCAAGGAAAAGAAGAGCGGAGCGAGCGTGTTCTCAATATGGTAAAACAAATGGATAGTGAACATTTCGGCCACTGTTCCAATACTGAAGCCTGTCAAGTCGAGTGTCCACAGGGAATTTCCGTGCTGAATATTGCAAGAATGAATTATGAATATAGCAGAGCCCTATTTTTTAATAAAAAATAAATAGCAATAATCTAAATTGCAGAATAACAGCAAATAATAATTGTAAAAAATAAAAAGCTCTGATTAAAAATAATCAGAGCTTTTTACTTTCATTGATCTAATAAGATAAATTCATGCGTTGAAATGATGCATTACACTTCCTTATCAAAATACAACATATAATATTTTCCTTTTTCATCTTCCCCTGTAGCAATCTTCTGGCGATCTCCATGAATATAAATATGGAAGTTCTTATCCAGTTTAATGATGCTTTTGAAATGTCTCTGTGTTTTCTTTACTGCAGCCTCACTGATCGGGAATTCTTCTGCAATATTGATCTGCATATCCTGTTCGTAATCAGTTTTAAAATTATTAAAACTCTCAATTACATGCTCATCTCCCAATACCTCATTGGCAAATTCATCCAGCTTAAATTCTTCCTTTTCTTTAAAGAAATTAATGGATTTATTCAGAAAATCGGCCTGATCTGCTTTGGAAACTTCAAATTCCTGAGGCAATTGCTTTGTGATATAATCTTTATATACCATTAAAGCTTCCTGCGTATGAAAATATTCATCATCACGCTGCTTTACTTTTAAAAAGTCTTCAAACCAATAGTACATATCCCCGTTTTTGTTGTTATCAACTACAGAAAGTACATATCCGGTTTCTTTATCATTATTGTAAATAAGAGCTGCCTTATCAATTTTTGACAACCCGATTCCCATATCTTTTTCAATTTCGAAGCTTTCTTCCTGCGGTGATATTTTCAGAAAAGATTCTCTTTTTTCAGTTTTAAAAATACCGATTTTGTCTACTTTTTCACCATTTTCTCTTTCATCTTCAAAATAAGCCACAAACAGTTCACCACCCTGAACTCTTGGGTTTTCCGCGGCTTCAAAAAGGTGTTTCGCAATGTTTTCAGATTCCCAAAGAAATTTCGCTTTGTCATCGAAAATTTCAGACACCGCACTATAAATAGGATTATTCACCAGATAAGAATCACTATAGAAATGAAACGTTTCTTCAGATTTGAACGAACCCAAAAAGTAATTCTCCAGTAATTCCGCCATCCCTTCATCCAGCTGCAATTCTTCCTGAGAAAGCATTAAAGATTCTCCGTTGATTTTATTTCCGACTCTGTGTACTACGATTTTTGAAAACATTTTCGATTTTTATGGATTGCAAAGATATTAATTATCTCAGATACTCCACCGTTTTTCATTTTGAGAAAACCTTATCATTTAGATATCTAAAAAAAATGAACGCCACAATTTACAAGTGATTTTCTGTCAGATTTTCCATTTGTCAGATTTTTCGGGATAATTTCTGCCACGTATGCTTCATTACATTTTTCATCAGTTACATTACAAAAAACTGAATATAGAACACCTAAAACCTAATTAAAAATCAATCCCTTAACATTTGAAACATAATATGAATAAAAATTAAAAGCCTCATAAACAACTATTAACAGGGAGATTGAGGCTTTTTACATCCATGTATTATCATGATTATAAAAAATAGTTAATTATTTATTCTGCATTTATCTTGGTATGCTTTTCGCTTCGATACTGGTACTTGAAAAATATAAATTATGGTGAACGTGAATATGCAAGCTATTAATCAAAAAACAGCTATGGAGTATTTAAAATTTTTCTATCCCCCTCTTCGAAGTGAAATCACCCAATTGTCTTTACAGGATAATTTTGCAGGGGGCATTCAGGCAACAATTAACTATTTAAAAAGACTTTTACAGGAATCTAAAGTCAATATTATTGCTCATCACATTAAGCTTATGGACATGATTTATAAAAATGGTGACTCTTATGTAAAAAGTATTATTGAAAATATTTTTGTAAGATCATTTGAAAGCTTTAAAAAGCACGGAAAAATCCAGCACTGGAAACTTCTTTATCAGAATATGCCTGTAAGCTTTCAGGTCATCTACAATGATCAAAGAAAGCAGGATAAGATATTTTTTGGAAAATAAAGTAAGTATAAAAAATTCGGGCGAAACCAAAGGTTTCGCCCGAATTTTTTAATTCTTTTTCGAAAATGCCTTTTCTACGGTTTCCAGCTCGCTTTTATTCATTTTTGAAGATTTCTCCAATTTCGCTGTAAAACTAGCAACTTCTTCTGCAGTAGATGGACAACCCAGATTATCTCCTTTCTGATCGAAAGAATCTGCAAGAACCTCTCCTTTAGGATTCAAAACCAGCCAGAACGGAAGTCCCGCATTTTCACCTTTGTACTTATTCATCAGTTCCTGACCGCCGGGATTTTCAAGTTTTTTCTTTTCTCCCATTTCCTGGACATCAACGTAAGCCGTTACAAATTTCTTTTCAAAAATAGGTTTGGTTTCCGGAAGGTTCATATTTTTTTCCATTACATGACACCATTTGCACCATGAAGCATGGAAGACAAGAAGTACATTTTTATTTTTTGATTTTGCCTCGGTAAGTGCCTTGTTCAATACGACATCTGCTTTTTCCTGCGCAAAACTGAACTGAAACAGGAACAATCCTAATATAATAAGTATTCTAGAAAACTTCATTTGATTTTGTTTTTGGTTTAAAGTTATACGAATGTAAGATTTTTTATCTTCTAAATAAAATTCCCCTCGCTTACGCTCGGGAAATTCAGAATAAAACTAGATGAAGGATATTTTTTTAAGGATTCTGTTCATATCCCGCTACCTGAATTTGAGACAAAGGGATCTGATACAGATAATCATTGGTGGTAATCGTATAATTATATTTAAGATCTGCTGCAGCCTGATTGATAACACTCACGGCGATATTCCATCGTACAAGATCATGCCAATATACTCCTTCTCCCGCAAATTCTACTCTTCTTTCTTTGCGGAGTGCTGTCGTAAAATCTGAACTTGACATAGAAGTAGAAAGTGCTGAAAGCCCGGCTCTCTGACGAATTCTGTTTAAATAAGGAACTGCTGCACTGGTATTTCCCTCATTATTTAAAACTTCTGCATACATTAAAAGTACATCTGCATACCGGATAATCGGAAAGTTAATAGGCCAGTCGTAACGGTTGGTTATCACAAGTCCTCCTTCGCGAAACTTCACAAAATAATTGGCATAATCTACCTGTCCGTTTTGCGCGATAAACTGAGTTTTAACCGTTACTGCTTTTCTCAGGTCTCCCGCTTCATAAGCATTAAGCAAAGACTGAGAAACGCCTAATTCACTGGAGCTGTATAAACTTCCCTGCGCATTGTATAAAGGATCGGCTGTTCCAAATGTAGGCGAAACATAGCTTGGCAGATATGATCCCTGCGACAATCCACCACTGATATGCTGAATTTCGAAAATGTGGTACTTATTATCATTCACACTTTTAAACAAATCTGCATAATTGGGTGCAAAAGTTACATATTGTCCTTCCCCCTGAATTACAGCAAACAAATGTTCCTTTGCTTTTGCCAGATAAGAACTGTTATTAAGAGGATAGCCGTATCCCGTAAGGTATATTCTGCCTAACATAGCATGAGCCGCTGATTTGGTAATCCGGCCTTTATTTTTTGAATCATATGTATTTTTCAAACCACCTATGGATGCCTCAATTTCTGAAGTGATGAAGCTATAAAGAGTAGTCAAATCTGTTCTTGGAATGGAAGCAGCTTCAGAGGGACTGACCGGATGATCTACCAAAGGAACTTTTCCGAAATTCCGCATGAGTTCAAAATAAGCATAAGCTCTTAAAAAACGCGTTTCGGAACGATATTGTTCTTTTGTGGCAGGATCTGCAAAAGGAACGGCATCAATTCTTGCTAATATGTTATTTGCATAGGAAATAAGCTGATAAGCGTCTTCCCACAGAATTTCTACTTCCTCTGTTGAAGAAGTATCCTGAAAACGGTTGATGGCATAATAATCTCTGTTTCCGTTTTGTGAAATTGCATTAAAATTATTGGACCGGACTTCTGAAGCCAGTAAATAAAAATTAACATCGAAGCCTCCTCTGGACGAGGAATTAATCATTGCAGAATATACTCCCGACAAAGCCTGCTGAATCTGAAGTTCCGTAGTATAAAAAGAGGTTTGCGTAATATTATTTTCAGGTTCCAGCATGAGATCTTTTTCACAACTCATCATTCCCAATAGAAATATTCCCAAAACCAATGTCTTTCCCAAGCTTTTACTATTTCTGTTATCAATTGTTTTCATTTTTTAAATTTTAAAAGTTAAAGTTTAAGCCCATCATATATACTTTTGCGTTAGGATAGGCTCCGTAATCGGTTCCGTCTGACTGTACGGATTCTGGGTTATAACCGCCATAATAATGGTCTTTTCTCCAGACATTTTCTAAACTGACATATACTCTCAAACTGGAAATTTTGAGTCTGTTCACCAGATCTTTTGGAAAGTTATATCCTAATGTCACATTTTTAAGCTGTATATAAGTGGCATCATACAGCCATCTTGTATCTAATAAACTTCCCGTAGTTCCATCTAATCTCGGAGTTTTCCCGTCTCCTGGATTTTCATCAGATCGCCAGCGGTTTGCCCAATTTCCCATAACGTTTGTTGTAGTTCCCATTCCTGTGCGATCGATTGCACGACCTAGCAAAGCATAACTATAGCCGCCTTTTTGTCCCTGCAAGAATACGGAAAGATCAAAGTTTTTATAGGTGAATGTATTGGTGAATCCCCAATAATAACGAGGAGTCGGTCCTCCGATAATATGACGGTCGTCCTCATTGATGATCCCGTCTCCATTAAAATCCTTATACTTAACATCTCCGGCAATCGCGCCACTTGTTTTAGCAACGTTCGGATTGTTGATGTCAGCCGTAGAAAGTACACCTATCGCTTCATACAAATAGAATGAGTTCAGTTCCTGACCAACCTGTATAATGTTCGTACTATTACTGAAACCTGTATAAATAGGAATATTGTCACGGCCTAACTGTAAAACTTTATTCTTATTGAAAGCAATATTCGCAGAAGTATTCCATCTGAACTCTCCAATTAAATTTTTGGTATTTAACTCTAATTCTAATCCTTTGTTCTGAACTGATCCAATATTACTCCACATGGTAGTATATCCGGTTACAGCCGCTACAGGCTGCTCAAGAAGCAGGTCCTTAGTTTTTTTGATATAATAATCTGCCGTAAAATCAATTCTATTCAATATGCCTAGTTCAAAACCAAAATCTGAAGATTGCGTTTTTTCCCAAGTTAAATTACGGTTTTCAATTGTGTTGGGAATTAAGCCATTAGACAAACTTCCTCCGAATGAATAATTTCCTCCTCCCAATGTTCCAAATGCCCTGTAATCTCCAATCGAATTATTCCCGTTTTCTCCCCAACTGTATCTTAATTTAAGATTATTTAGCCAGTTTACATCTTTTAAGAAATCTTCCTTATCCACTTTCCAGCCTGCTCCAAATGCTGGAAATATTCCCCATAGATTATCCCATCCGAATCTGGAAGAACCGTCTCTACGAATACTCGCCAACAACATATATTTCTTTTTATAATCATAGTTTACACGACCGAACATTGAAATCAGCATCCATTCTGACGCCGTATATTCCGAATTAAGCACAGAGGCAGATTGCGTGAAATTGAAGGTTTTTAAATCATCATTCGGAAAACCTTTGTTCCTGTTGTATTGAGTGGTTGTTCTGTAATTTTCAGCGCTATATCCTGCAATGGCTGCAATACTGTGGTCCCCAAAAGATTTTTTATAATTTAATAAAGCTTCTCCCAAATATCTGTTGTAATTTACCGTTCTGCGGCTCGCAATACTTACCTGCCCCGGAGTATTGGTAATTAAATCAAAAGTGGGTGTGTAGCCGTTATTCAGATTAAAGTTATTGGTAGCTCCTCCTGAAATTTTAATGTTTAAATCCGGTAAAATATCATAGGAAACATATAAGCTGGATAATAAGCGGAACTCATTGGTATTGTTGGTCGTATTTTCCATTACTCCGATCGGGCTCTGAGTGGAACCAGCCCATCTGTATCTCGTATTTTTCCAGAAATTGGTATACAAACCCGCACTCAATTCCGTCACAGGAACCATAGAAAGCATTTTGTGAGCTAAATTATCTTTTCCATCAACGGTTGCTCCATAACTTTTTGAATAGCTCGGACGAAACGAAATGCCCGCCTTCCATTTATCTGAAATATTAAGATCAATAACAGCACTTAAATTAAATCTACTGAAACCTGTATTAATTGCCAAACCTTCCTGATCGAAATAGGCACCCGAAATGAGGTATTTTACATTTTTATTCCCTCCTCTTGCCGATAACTGGTAACTCTGAACAGATGCAGGCCGATAAAATACATCCTGCCAATCGATATTAGCAACTTGATTGGTTCCCCATCGCGGATCAATCATGTAATTGATGTTTGCTAAATTATAATCTGTTGTATTAGCTAGATTAAAATAGTTTGCCCTTATTGCATAACTATCGGATGCAGAATTCCCCGGAGCCAGTGCCACCCATCTTTTATTAATTGATTCTGTTGCGTAATCAATCCATTCTGAGCTTGTCATGATATCCAGCTTTTTTTCGATAGTCTGAATTCCATAATATTGTGAAAAGCTGAAGACAGGTTTTCCGGATGCTCCTTTTTTGGTCGTTATGATGACAATTCCATTAGAACCTCTGGATCCATACATCGCAGTAGAGGCAGCGTCTTTCAAAACTTCAATCGATTGCACATCATCGGGAGAAACATTGCCCATATCATCGACAACCATACCGTCAACAACATACAGAGGAGAATTACTTGCCGATATTGAAGCCGAACCACGGACTCTTATCTCTAAAGGTTCACCGGGTTTTCCTGTTGTGGAACGGGTTTTAACCCCTGCAATTTGACCCGTTAATGCCTGATCTACTCTTGCAATAGGACGATCCTTGAAGGTCTCGGCATTTACTCTACCTACTGAACCTGTGACTTCTCCTTTTTTCTGCGTACCATAAGCAATCACAACAACTTCCTCAATATCTTTAGTTTTATTTGTTTTTGTACTATCCTTCGTAGTTCCGGTAGTTTGTTTTTCCTGTGCGAAGATAAAAGCAGTGGTACTTAGTAAAATACCTAAAGTAACTATGGATTTCTTCATTCTATGATTCGTGATTATTAATTAACTTATATTCTTTCGTGAAAACAAAACATGACATTTCTCATGTTTTAATTTCATAAAAGTATACTTCTCATCAATTTCTGCTATCCTGTGGTCACCTGTGAATTTTCTCTCAACAGAGAAATACTAAGGAATCATTAGAAAAAATATCAAAACGGCAATTTTTTTAAAACAAAAATAGCCTCCAAAGGAGGCTATTGAATAAGGTAATAAATACTTCTGAATAAGCACTTAGAATTAATTTCCAAGTTCCAACTGATTTCTCACTAAATTATAATAATCAGACTTTCTCTCGACCAAACTTTGATGACTTCCCTGCTCAGCAATTTCTCCATTTTTCAGGACAATAATCTGATCAGCATTTTTTACTGTGCTCAGTCTGTGCGCAACAATAATCACTGTTTTTCCTTTGAAAAAAAATTGAAGATTATCATGAATTATTTTTTCATTTTCAGCATCTAATGCAGAAGTAGCTTCATCGAAGAAAATAAAATGCGGATTTTTATAGACTGCTCTTGCGATTAATATTCTTTGTTTTTGCCCACCTGAGATTCCGTTACCAGAAGCTCCGATTTTGGTATTCAATCCTAATGGCAATTCTTTCACAAATGATGTAATATTAGCCGTTTCCAGTGCTTTTTCAAGTTGGGTATAATCTATATCCTCATCACTTGTCACGATATTTCTTTCAATAGTATCTGAAAAAATATACCCTTCCTGCATGACAACACCACAATTCTTTCTTAAATCTATTGGTGATATATTATTAATATTAAGATGATTAAAATTAATTTCTCCGGAAATCGGTTCATAAAATTTTAAAAGCATTTTCATGAGAGTTGTTTTACCACTTCCACTGGCTCCTACAATGGCAGTTACTTTCCCCTCCGGAATAAATAAATTGATGTCTTTTAAAACATAAGGCGATTGAGGACCTTCATACTGAAATGAAACATCTTTGAAGTAAATTCCTTTTTCAATCCCGTTTTTTTCTGTATATTTTTTACTTAATAACGGGACTTGGTTTTCCTTTTCTTCTTCAGAGTTATTTTGAACTTCATTTAACCTTGCTAAACTTAGCTTTGCATCTTGTAAAGAACGGAAAAAGCTGATCAGCTGATTGACAGGCGAATTCATTTGCCCAATGATATAGGAAACACTGAGCAACGCCCCTAAAGTCATATAACCTTTTATCACAAAATATGCAGAAAGAAAAGTAACAATAATATTTTTGAGTTGGTTGATGAATTCAAATCCCGAAAGCTGTATCTGATCCAGTTTTAGAATTCTGATATTTATTTTAAAAAGCTTTTCTTGAATTTTCTCCCACTCTTTACGTTTAAAATCTTCAAGCTGATTAAGCTTCATTTCGGAAACCCCGTTAATAATTTCATAGATGGACTCCTGATTCTCGCTTCGCTGCTGAAAACGGAAATAATCCAAAATTTTACGCTTCTTCATCCAGTAAAGAGACCAGAGAACCGAAATCGTTGTAAGCACCATATAAACAGTTAATATTCTTACATCATAATACCACAAGATTCCGAAGAAGGCTGTAAATGTAATAATTGAGAACAACGTCAACAGACTTTGTGAGGTAAGGAAATTTTCAATCCTTTCATGATCCTGAATCCGTTGACTAAAGTCTCCCATCAACTTGGTATCAAAAAATTTAATCGGAAGTTTCAGTAGTTTTTTAAGGAAATCGGAAATAATCTGAATGTTTATTTTTGTTCCGACCACAAGAATAATCCAATTCCGAAAAATATTGATCACAATGTTTCCAAAAAAGAAAGCCAATTGTGCCAGCAGGATATATACTATTACAGAAAGATTTTTTTTATTTACCCCTTCATCTATCAATTTCTGAGTAAGAATAGGAAATATTAAAGTAATAAACGTACCTAAAGTAAGCAAAAAAAGCATCCAATAGATTTGCTTTTGGTAAGGTTTTAAATATTTCAGTAAATATTTAACGGAAAGTGTTTCTTCTTTTAATGGTATTTGCTGATAAAAGGCTTCTGTAGTTTCTAAAAATAAAGCAACTCCCTTATTTCCGTCTGAAAGCCATGATTTTTTAAATTTTTCTTCATTTAAGGAAACAAAACCATGCCCGGGATCAGCAATTTTATGTATACGCTTCCCAGTAATAATGTTTTTGGAAATTTTGTAAAGAACAACAAAGTGATTCTGATTCCAATGAAGAATACAGGGTAAAAGATCTTTCGAAAATCCTTCACTCTCCATTTTTAGGGCTATTGTTTTATAGCCCATATTTTCAGCTGCTTCACAAATTCCCAATAATGATACGCCTTCTTTAGTGATAAAACTTTTACTTCTTAAATCCTGTAAACTGAAATTTTTACCATAATGAGAAGACACCATGGCTAAACAGGCAGGACCACAGTCCATTTGATCATATTGGGCAATGAAACGCATTATTTAATATATTTTCTTACATGAAAGTTATTAATAGAATTTACACAGAGAGATTCACCGGTAATAATTTTGATTAATTACTTTTAACTTTAAGTTTCCTCAAATTGCTAAACATTATATTATTCTTTTGTAAAGTTAGCGTATCTGTTTGGCCACCAATCTTCAGGGAAAACACATTTTGTAGATTAAAGGATAAAGACTGGGATGCAACCAACAAATTTATTTGGCCGCAGTTGATAATTTTAAGTTTGATAGTTTTAAAATCGGTTTTATGTTCGGTTTCAAATGAGCCTAGATTCAAGGCATTTATTGAAATATTTTCATTTTTAACTGTAAGATAGATGTTGTAATTATCTTTTTTGCTTTCTTCTGTGGCATGGACTGAATTTATAAAAGCGACACCATCGACTATTTTAAAGTCAATATGCTTACCATTATCTGAATTCCTCTCTATTATAATAGAGTTTACCTTTCCCTTCGAAAGAAATACTTTTCCGAAATTTTTAAGGTTAATTTCACTAAAAACATTATCATTTAAGCAGAGTTCACTTTTTATCATCTGGGAATAATAATTTTGAAAGGGTAGAAATGTAATTATTCCTACAATTAGTTTTAAGGTGTTACACGTAAAGTTCATTCAAATTAAGATCCGGATTATTAATGATTTCATTACAAAAATTCAGGATATAATCTCTTTTACCTTCTTCATGTTTTTCTGCGGTAGCTATTAATTCATTAAATACATCATAGATCATAGATTTCCTTAAACCTTCACTATTTCTGTCTAAAAAGACAGGATGATAGTGTACATCAAAATAGGTGATTTCAGTTTTATTGATCAGAAGACTGAATATTAACTTTAAAACCTCCAGCGCTTCATTTATTTTCTGTTCTCTGAAATAGATTCTTGATATATTTTGCATCTGCTGAATCTTATGGTAAA is a window of Candidatus Chryseobacterium colombiense DNA encoding:
- a CDS encoding peptidase domain-containing ABC transporter — protein: MRFIAQYDQMDCGPACLAMVSSHYGKNFSLQDLRSKSFITKEGVSLLGICEAAENMGYKTIALKMESEGFSKDLLPCILHWNQNHFVVLYKISKNIITGKRIHKIADPGHGFVSLNEEKFKKSWLSDGNKGVALFLETTEAFYQQIPLKEETLSVKYLLKYLKPYQKQIYWMLFLLTLGTFITLIFPILTQKLIDEGVNKKNLSVIVYILLAQLAFFFGNIVINIFRNWIILVVGTKINIQIISDFLKKLLKLPIKFFDTKLMGDFSQRIQDHERIENFLTSQSLLTLFSIITFTAFFGILWYYDVRILTVYMVLTTISVLWSLYWMKKRKILDYFRFQQRSENQESIYEIINGVSEMKLNQLEDFKRKEWEKIQEKLFKINIRILKLDQIQLSGFEFINQLKNIIVTFLSAYFVIKGYMTLGALLSVSYIIGQMNSPVNQLISFFRSLQDAKLSLARLNEVQNNSEEEKENQVPLLSKKYTEKNGIEKGIYFKDVSFQYEGPQSPYVLKDINLFIPEGKVTAIVGASGSGKTTLMKMLLKFYEPISGEINFNHLNINNISPIDLRKNCGVVMQEGYIFSDTIERNIVTSDEDIDYTQLEKALETANITSFVKELPLGLNTKIGASGNGISGGQKQRILIARAVYKNPHFIFFDEATSALDAENEKIIHDNLQFFFKGKTVIIVAHRLSTVKNADQIIVLKNGEIAEQGSHQSLVERKSDYYNLVRNQLELGN
- a CDS encoding RagB/SusD family nutrient uptake outer membrane protein, producing the protein MKTIDNRNSKSLGKTLVLGIFLLGMMSCEKDLMLEPENNITQTSFYTTELQIQQALSGVYSAMINSSSRGGFDVNFYLLASEVRSNNFNAISQNGNRDYYAINRFQDTSSTEEVEILWEDAYQLISYANNILARIDAVPFADPATKEQYRSETRFLRAYAYFELMRNFGKVPLVDHPVSPSEAASIPRTDLTTLYSFITSEIEASIGGLKNTYDSKNKGRITKSAAHAMLGRIYLTGYGYPLNNSSYLAKAKEHLFAVIQGEGQYVTFAPNYADLFKSVNDNKYHIFEIQHISGGLSQGSYLPSYVSPTFGTADPLYNAQGSLYSSSELGVSQSLLNAYEAGDLRKAVTVKTQFIAQNGQVDYANYFVKFREGGLVITNRYDWPINFPIIRYADVLLMYAEVLNNEGNTSAAVPYLNRIRQRAGLSALSTSMSSSDFTTALRKERRVEFAGEGVYWHDLVRWNIAVSVINQAAADLKYNYTITTNDYLYQIPLSQIQVAGYEQNP
- a CDS encoding TonB-dependent receptor; the encoded protein is MKKSIVTLGILLSTTAFIFAQEKQTTGTTKDSTKTNKTKDIEEVVVIAYGTQKKGEVTGSVGRVNAETFKDRPIARVDQALTGQIAGVKTRSTTGKPGEPLEIRVRGSASISASNSPLYVVDGMVVDDMGNVSPDDVQSIEVLKDAASTAMYGSRGSNGIVIITTKKGASGKPVFSFSQYYGIQTIEKKLDIMTSSEWIDYATESINKRWVALAPGNSASDSYAIRANYFNLANTTDYNLANINYMIDPRWGTNQVANIDWQDVFYRPASVQSYQLSARGGNKNVKYLISGAYFDQEGLAINTGFSRFNLSAVIDLNISDKWKAGISFRPSYSKSYGATVDGKDNLAHKMLSMVPVTELSAGLYTNFWKNTRYRWAGSTQSPIGVMENTTNNTNEFRLLSSLYVSYDILPDLNIKISGGATNNFNLNNGYTPTFDLITNTPGQVSIASRRTVNYNRYLGEALLNYKKSFGDHSIAAIAGYSAENYRTTTQYNRNKGFPNDDLKTFNFTQSASVLNSEYTASEWMLISMFGRVNYDYKKKYMLLASIRRDGSSRFGWDNLWGIFPAFGAGWKVDKEDFLKDVNWLNNLKLRYSWGENGNNSIGDYRAFGTLGGGNYSFGGSLSNGLIPNTIENRNLTWEKTQSSDFGFELGILNRIDFTADYYIKKTKDLLLEQPVAAVTGYTTMWSNIGSVQNKGLELELNTKNLIGEFRWNTSANIAFNKNKVLQLGRDNIPIYTGFSNSTNIIQVGQELNSFYLYEAIGVLSTADINNPNVAKTSGAIAGDVKYKDFNGDGIINEDDRHIIGGPTPRYYWGFTNTFTYKNFDLSVFLQGQKGGYSYALLGRAIDRTGMGTTTNVMGNWANRWRSDENPGDGKTPRLDGTTGSLLDTRWLYDATYIQLKNVTLGYNFPKDLVNRLKISSLRVYVSLENVWRKDHYYGGYNPESVQSDGTDYGAYPNAKVYMMGLNFNF